Proteins from one Mycobacterium adipatum genomic window:
- a CDS encoding wax ester/triacylglycerol synthase domain-containing protein: MARAVTAPDNRLDFTDQAMFLGLRATGQEAVMQVVWIYERPIDLDGVRRFHAHIGHGLLGRRIERSPLPFGRHRWVSALGPQSDLDIDAPRERADLGRWIDERSTMPLDPEYGPAWHMGVLPMTDGSTAVSIVISHCVSDGGGALASMVNAVHARTLDYGYPRPGSRTRGQALRADLRATVRGLPEVGRTLVEAARQAIRRRAELSSSGAAKPVVTGADRQVFTPSATVCVKLDDWDRRAGELGGNGHSLVAGFVAKLAQNIGRVGPDGMVTLNIPQGDRGPGDDDTRANAVVLVNLAIDPAKVTTDLTEARAAMKEGLRRAREVPDENLRLLPLTPYIPKRVVRTMADVAFGFSTELPVSCSNMGDVPEGVPNVDGTPADIVFLRGIDRVATLHALEQRCGLLTVVAGRINGTETLTFAAYAPGAENTTAWLRAELERTLAAFELSGVIE; the protein is encoded by the coding sequence ATGGCTCGTGCCGTGACAGCGCCCGACAACCGGCTCGATTTCACCGACCAGGCGATGTTCCTGGGGCTGCGTGCCACCGGCCAGGAGGCCGTCATGCAGGTGGTGTGGATTTATGAGCGCCCCATCGACCTCGACGGCGTCCGACGCTTCCATGCGCACATCGGCCACGGTCTGCTCGGCCGGCGGATCGAACGGTCGCCGTTGCCGTTCGGCCGACACCGCTGGGTCTCCGCGCTCGGCCCGCAGTCCGACCTGGACATCGACGCGCCGCGGGAACGCGCGGACCTCGGGCGCTGGATCGACGAACGTTCGACCATGCCGCTGGATCCGGAGTACGGACCGGCCTGGCACATGGGTGTGCTGCCGATGACCGACGGGTCGACCGCCGTCAGCATCGTGATCTCGCACTGCGTCAGCGACGGCGGCGGTGCCCTGGCCTCGATGGTCAACGCCGTGCACGCCCGCACCCTCGACTACGGCTACCCGCGGCCGGGGTCGCGCACCCGCGGCCAGGCGCTGCGCGCCGACCTGCGCGCCACCGTGCGCGGGCTGCCCGAGGTGGGGCGCACCCTGGTCGAGGCCGCCCGCCAGGCCATCCGGCGGCGCGCCGAACTGTCGAGTTCCGGTGCCGCCAAACCCGTGGTCACCGGTGCGGACCGGCAGGTCTTCACCCCGTCGGCCACCGTCTGCGTGAAGCTCGACGACTGGGACCGGCGCGCCGGCGAACTCGGTGGCAACGGCCATTCGCTGGTCGCCGGGTTCGTCGCGAAACTCGCGCAGAACATCGGGCGGGTGGGTCCGGACGGCATGGTGACCCTGAACATCCCGCAGGGGGACCGGGGACCCGGCGATGACGACACCCGCGCCAACGCGGTGGTGCTGGTGAACCTGGCCATCGACCCGGCGAAGGTGACCACCGACCTGACCGAGGCGCGCGCGGCGATGAAGGAAGGGTTGCGTCGGGCACGCGAGGTGCCCGACGAGAACTTGCGGCTGCTGCCGCTGACCCCGTACATCCCCAAGCGGGTGGTCCGCACGATGGCCGATGTCGCGTTCGGGTTCAGCACCGAACTGCCGGTGTCCTGCTCCAACATGGGTGACGTCCCCGAGGGCGTGCCCAATGTCGACGGCACCCCGGCCGATATCGTCTTCCTGCGCGGTATCGACCGGGTCGCCACCTTGCACGCTTTGGAGCAGCGCTGCGGGTTGCTCACCGTGGTGGCCGGGCGGATCAACGGCACCGAGACACTCACCTTCGCCGCCTACGCACCGGGTGCGGAGAACACCACGGCGTGGCTGCGGGCCGAACTGGAGCGCACGCTCGCGGCCTTCGAGCTGTCGGGCGTGATCGAGTAG
- a CDS encoding condensation domain-containing protein — MVAMKPIHDWVGEPGAVTSWHPSRATLAKVKDAPVSDVPVSYQQAQHLLAYRKHEASGTDMARLNIPSWDIPGRCDVRAMTHVINAYLRRHDTFHSWFEYVPGGADSADQIVRHTVTNPRDIKFTPVEHGEMNAAQWREHVLGTASPWVWDCFHIGMIQREDHFTIYISVDHVHTDAMFMGLAFVEIHMMYNTLVEGLAPLKLPEPGSYDTYCREQHAYVSGLTTESPEVRDWIEFLQHNGGTLPTFPLPLGDPSVAYTGDVITVQLLDKEQGDKFEQACITAGARFSGGVFACGAIANAALTGTDTYRVITPTTTRRTPAEFMTTGWFTGLVPITVPVDPESFDDTARAAQESFDGGLDLAHVPVERVLELGAASHGLRAPEAGVPMLSYLDAGLLSPGVIAEWQRLNGTIYSDSRSAYQVGMWVNRVEQETTVTAAFPSNPIARESVLRYLQAMKSVYLSVVEGRSVAVAAIAADTVDLDLKTA, encoded by the coding sequence GTGGTTGCGATGAAACCGATCCATGACTGGGTCGGCGAACCCGGGGCTGTGACTTCCTGGCATCCGTCGCGGGCGACGCTCGCCAAGGTCAAGGATGCGCCGGTCAGCGACGTCCCGGTGAGCTACCAGCAGGCTCAGCATCTGCTCGCCTACCGCAAGCACGAGGCCTCCGGCACCGATATGGCCCGGTTGAACATCCCCTCCTGGGATATCCCGGGGCGCTGCGATGTGCGGGCGATGACCCATGTCATCAATGCCTACCTGCGCAGGCACGACACCTTCCACAGCTGGTTCGAGTACGTCCCCGGCGGGGCCGACTCGGCCGACCAGATCGTCCGGCACACCGTGACCAACCCGCGGGATATCAAGTTCACTCCCGTCGAGCACGGCGAGATGAACGCGGCGCAGTGGCGCGAACATGTGCTGGGCACCGCCAGCCCGTGGGTCTGGGACTGCTTCCACATCGGGATGATCCAGCGCGAGGACCACTTCACCATCTACATCAGCGTCGACCACGTGCACACCGACGCGATGTTCATGGGCCTGGCCTTCGTCGAGATCCACATGATGTACAACACGCTGGTCGAAGGTCTGGCGCCGCTGAAGCTGCCGGAACCGGGCAGCTATGACACCTACTGCCGCGAGCAGCACGCCTACGTGTCCGGGTTGACCACCGAATCGCCGGAGGTGCGCGACTGGATCGAGTTCCTGCAGCACAACGGCGGCACACTGCCCACCTTCCCGCTGCCGCTCGGTGACCCGTCGGTGGCCTACACCGGTGATGTCATCACCGTGCAGCTGCTGGACAAGGAGCAGGGCGACAAGTTCGAGCAGGCCTGCATCACCGCCGGAGCCCGCTTCAGCGGCGGTGTGTTCGCCTGCGGCGCCATCGCGAACGCGGCGCTCACCGGAACCGACACCTACCGCGTCATCACCCCGACCACCACCCGGCGCACCCCGGCGGAGTTCATGACCACCGGCTGGTTCACCGGGCTGGTGCCGATCACCGTCCCCGTCGACCCGGAATCGTTCGACGACACCGCCCGCGCGGCGCAGGAATCCTTCGACGGCGGCCTCGACCTGGCCCACGTCCCGGTCGAGCGGGTGCTGGAATTGGGGGCGGCCTCGCACGGACTGCGGGCGCCCGAAGCCGGCGTGCCGATGCTGTCCTACCTGGATGCGGGTCTGCTGTCGCCCGGCGTCATCGCCGAGTGGCAGCGCCTCAACGGCACCATTTACAGCGATTCGCGCTCGGCCTACCAGGTCGGCATGTGGGTGAACCGGGTCGAGCAGGAGACCACGGTGACCGCCGCCTTCCCGAGCAATCCGATCGCCCGCGAATCGGTGCTGCGTTATCTGCAGGCGATGAAGTCCGTGTACCTGAGCGTCGTGGAGGGCCGCAGCGTCGCGGTCGCCGCCATCGCCGCGGACACCGTCGACCTGGATCTCAAGACGGCCTGA
- the pks2 gene encoding sulfolipid-1 biosynthesis phthioceranic/hydroxyphthioceranic acid synthase: MACRLPGGIDSPDQMWQALLDGQDLVTTIPESRWDADEYYDPEPGVPGRSVSKWGAFLDDVAGFDADFFGISDREATAVDPQHRLLLETAWEAIEHAGLDPASLEGSRTGVFMGLTHGDYQLVAADAHAIEGPYGFTGNNFSLASGRISYHLGLRGPASSVDSACSSSLLALHMGARSLHEGESDLVLAGGVTIVLEPRKLSSGSAQGMLSPTGHCHAFDAAADGFVPGEAVGVLLLKRLADAERDGDRILAVVRGTAANQDGHTVNIATPSRDAQVAVYQEALAVGAVDAKTVGMVEAHGTGTPVGDPIEYSSLAAVYGGGGPVALGSCKTNFGHSQSASGAIGLIKSVLALRHATVPPNIHFNRLPDELANIKTDLYVPTAASPWPVGETPRRAAVSAYGLSGTNVHAVLEEAPAVAPADGTEPAGPQIFALSSTSAEGLRSTAGRLADWVAARTDTLNLHDLAYTLARRRAHRPVRTTVLAHDHASLIAALREVADGETPYQAAVAKDDRGPVMVFSGQGSQWAGMGAGLLAAEPAFAAAVAEIEPLIAAESGFSVTEELRSSVTVTGINKVQPTVFTMQVALAATLKSYGVLPGAVIGHSMGEVAAAVVSGVLSLEDGVKVICRRSKLMATIAGSGAMASVELPAQQVLSELAARGINDVVLSVVASPRSTVVGGAKESIRELVADWESRDVMAREVAVDVASHSPQVDPILDDLADALADLDPSEPNVDYYSATLYDPRDIADWDADYWVDNLRHAVRFAAAVQAALEDGYRVFTELSPHPLLTHAVDQTASSLDISHAALASVRREQELPYGLLGVLADLHNAGARIDFSVLYPSGNLVDAPLPTWTHRELLLVRDPHELAPGGATIAVHPLLGAHVRLPEEPERHAWQADVGTETQPWLGDHQVHNVAALPGAAYVEMALAAARTVLGDAGEVHDITFDQLLLLEESTEVSAAATVTGAGAADFAVETYLQGEQVKRATATLRAGADETAPAAIDIDAVFAAHPVRVDGAEMRGWYNQRGVQYGPAFAGLVAVNVAAADGPVASGGASDSVLAEVALPGSIRSQQGAYGVHPALLDACFQAVGAHPVLHSDTTGTLMLPLGVRRLRAYGSTRNAHYCYARIVSVSAAAVEVDLDLLDENGTVLLAVGGLRVGTGVSDSGQRDRTFSDRLLAIEWRPQDLPEVDYHDAGRWLLISTSDAADLLATKLADALKSHDVDVTTMVWPQHSDHDAHAARLREQLAAQQFGDVLVVTPPRHGVTDEQSGVRGGDNVRHLVKIVRELPETPGEAPRLHVLTRNAQTVLAEDSANLDEAGLRGLVRVIGTEFPQLRTTQVDVDDYTDAAQIAAQLVSGTDEDETAWRGSKWYVARLVPGPLRPEERRTTVVNPAREGMRLQIRTPGDIQSLELAAFERIAPGPGQIEVSVTASNLNFADVLVAFGKYPSFEGRMPKLGADFAGVVTAVGPGVTGHKVGDRVGGISADGAWATFVTCDANLAVTLPPGLPTNRAAAVPSAHATAWYSLHDLARISAGDKVLIHSATGGVGQAAIAIARAAGAEIYATAGSEARRELLRGMGIEHVYDSRSTAFADEIRRDTDGYGVDIVLNSLTGAAQKAGLELLSFGGRFVEIGKRDIYGDTRMGLFPFRRNLSFYAVDLALLSLTDSDTLRRLLEVCYQQIADGVLPLPETTHYPLEDGATAIRVMGAAEHTGKLVLDIPHGGQISAVVPPEEAQAVRGDGAYVVTGGLGGLGLFLAEKLAGAGAGRIILNGRSAPSGAAKEVVERIRRTGTEVEVELGDIAEPDTADRLVVAACATGLPLRGVLHGAAVIEDAAIPNITDELVERDWAPKVYGALNLHQATAKQSLDWFCVFSSAAALVGSPGQGAYAAANSWLDAFTHWRRSQGLPSTSIAWGPWAEIGAGAALAESSEAAIAPEEGAFAFETLLRHDRAYSGYAPVVGTPWLAAFAQTSKFAEAFQSTGQRNTGSAFLAELHELPRDEWPARMRRMIAEQISMILRRSVDPDRPLAEYGLDSLGTLEVRTRIEAETGIRIGSTDISTIRALADRLCDVLAPDEVSVPS, translated from the coding sequence ATGGCGTGCCGATTGCCTGGCGGAATCGACTCACCTGACCAGATGTGGCAGGCGCTGCTCGACGGGCAGGACCTCGTCACCACGATCCCGGAGAGCCGCTGGGATGCCGACGAGTACTACGACCCCGAGCCCGGCGTGCCCGGCCGCTCGGTGTCCAAGTGGGGAGCCTTCCTCGACGATGTAGCGGGTTTCGACGCCGACTTCTTCGGCATCAGCGATCGTGAGGCGACCGCGGTCGACCCGCAGCACCGGCTGCTGCTGGAGACGGCCTGGGAGGCGATCGAACACGCCGGCCTGGATCCGGCATCCCTGGAGGGTTCGCGCACCGGTGTGTTCATGGGCTTGACCCATGGCGACTACCAACTGGTCGCGGCCGACGCCCATGCCATCGAGGGGCCCTACGGCTTCACCGGTAACAACTTCAGCCTGGCGTCCGGGCGCATCTCCTATCACCTCGGTCTGCGTGGCCCGGCCTCCTCGGTGGACTCGGCGTGCTCGTCGAGCCTGCTGGCACTGCACATGGGCGCCAGAAGCCTGCACGAGGGGGAGAGCGACCTGGTGCTCGCCGGTGGCGTGACCATCGTGCTGGAGCCCCGCAAACTGTCCTCGGGCTCGGCGCAGGGGATGCTCTCGCCCACCGGGCACTGCCACGCGTTCGACGCCGCCGCGGACGGCTTCGTCCCCGGCGAGGCGGTCGGTGTCCTGCTGCTCAAACGGCTCGCCGACGCCGAGCGCGACGGCGACCGGATCCTCGCGGTCGTGCGCGGCACCGCCGCCAACCAGGACGGCCACACCGTCAACATCGCCACCCCGTCGCGCGATGCCCAGGTGGCCGTCTACCAAGAGGCGCTGGCGGTCGGCGCGGTCGACGCGAAGACCGTCGGCATGGTCGAGGCACACGGCACCGGCACCCCGGTCGGTGACCCGATCGAGTACTCCAGCCTGGCCGCGGTCTACGGCGGTGGCGGCCCGGTCGCACTGGGGTCGTGCAAGACCAACTTCGGCCACTCCCAGTCCGCCTCGGGTGCCATCGGGCTGATCAAGAGCGTGCTCGCGTTGCGGCATGCCACGGTGCCGCCGAACATCCACTTCAATCGGCTGCCCGACGAGCTGGCCAACATCAAGACCGACCTGTACGTGCCCACGGCCGCCTCGCCATGGCCGGTCGGCGAGACGCCGCGCCGCGCCGCGGTCTCGGCCTACGGCCTGTCCGGCACCAATGTGCATGCGGTACTGGAGGAAGCCCCGGCGGTGGCACCCGCCGACGGCACGGAGCCGGCGGGGCCGCAGATCTTCGCGCTGTCGTCGACCTCGGCCGAGGGGCTGCGCAGCACCGCTGGCCGGCTCGCGGACTGGGTCGCCGCACGCACCGACACCCTGAACCTGCACGACCTCGCCTACACCCTGGCCCGGCGCCGCGCCCACCGCCCGGTGCGCACCACGGTGCTGGCCCACGACCACGCGTCCCTGATCGCGGCGCTGCGTGAGGTTGCCGACGGCGAGACGCCGTATCAGGCCGCGGTGGCCAAGGACGATCGCGGCCCGGTGATGGTGTTCTCCGGTCAGGGCTCGCAATGGGCGGGCATGGGCGCCGGCCTGCTCGCCGCGGAACCGGCCTTCGCGGCGGCCGTCGCCGAGATCGAACCGCTGATCGCCGCCGAGTCCGGCTTCTCGGTCACCGAAGAGCTGCGTTCCTCGGTCACCGTGACCGGCATCAACAAGGTGCAGCCGACCGTCTTCACCATGCAGGTGGCGCTGGCCGCCACGCTGAAGTCCTATGGCGTGCTGCCCGGCGCGGTGATCGGCCACTCGATGGGTGAGGTCGCCGCGGCCGTGGTGTCCGGCGTGCTCAGCCTCGAAGACGGCGTCAAGGTGATCTGCCGGCGCTCCAAGCTGATGGCCACCATCGCCGGTTCCGGCGCCATGGCCTCGGTGGAACTGCCCGCCCAGCAGGTGCTCTCCGAGCTCGCCGCCCGCGGGATCAACGACGTGGTGCTTTCGGTGGTCGCGTCCCCCCGCTCGACCGTCGTCGGCGGTGCCAAGGAGTCGATCCGCGAGTTGGTGGCGGATTGGGAGAGCCGCGATGTGATGGCGCGCGAGGTGGCCGTGGACGTGGCCTCGCACTCGCCGCAGGTGGACCCGATCCTCGACGATCTGGCCGACGCGCTGGCGGATCTGGATCCGTCCGAGCCGAACGTCGACTACTACTCGGCGACGCTGTACGACCCGCGCGATATCGCTGACTGGGACGCCGACTACTGGGTCGACAACCTGCGCCACGCGGTGCGCTTCGCCGCCGCCGTGCAGGCCGCCCTGGAGGACGGCTACCGGGTGTTCACCGAGCTGTCCCCGCACCCGCTGCTGACCCACGCCGTCGACCAGACGGCGAGCAGCCTCGACATCAGCCACGCCGCGCTGGCCAGCGTGCGACGCGAACAGGAGCTGCCCTACGGCCTGCTCGGGGTGCTCGCCGACCTGCACAACGCCGGAGCCCGGATCGATTTCTCGGTGCTCTACCCGTCCGGCAATCTGGTCGACGCCCCGCTGCCGACCTGGACGCACCGCGAACTGCTGCTGGTGCGCGACCCGCACGAACTCGCCCCCGGCGGTGCCACCATCGCCGTGCACCCGCTGCTGGGTGCCCACGTCCGGTTGCCCGAAGAACCCGAACGCCACGCCTGGCAGGCCGACGTCGGCACCGAGACCCAGCCCTGGCTGGGCGACCATCAGGTGCACAACGTCGCGGCGCTGCCCGGCGCCGCGTACGTGGAGATGGCACTGGCCGCCGCGCGCACCGTGCTCGGTGACGCCGGCGAGGTGCACGACATCACCTTCGATCAGCTGCTGCTGCTGGAGGAGAGCACCGAGGTCTCCGCGGCCGCCACCGTCACCGGGGCCGGCGCCGCCGACTTCGCGGTGGAGACCTACCTGCAGGGCGAACAGGTCAAGCGGGCCACGGCCACGCTGCGCGCCGGTGCGGACGAGACCGCACCCGCCGCCATCGACATCGACGCCGTGTTCGCGGCGCACCCGGTGCGCGTCGACGGCGCCGAGATGCGCGGCTGGTACAACCAGCGCGGCGTGCAGTACGGCCCGGCGTTCGCCGGCCTGGTCGCGGTCAATGTCGCCGCCGCCGACGGGCCGGTGGCGTCCGGCGGCGCCTCGGATTCGGTGCTCGCCGAGGTCGCGCTGCCCGGATCGATCCGCTCCCAACAGGGTGCCTACGGGGTCCATCCGGCACTCCTGGACGCCTGCTTCCAGGCCGTCGGCGCCCACCCGGTGCTGCACAGCGACACCACCGGCACGCTGATGCTGCCGCTCGGGGTGCGGCGGTTGCGGGCCTACGGTTCGACCCGTAACGCGCATTACTGCTACGCCCGCATCGTCAGCGTCAGCGCGGCGGCCGTCGAGGTGGACCTCGACCTACTCGACGAGAACGGGACCGTGCTGCTGGCCGTCGGCGGGCTGCGCGTCGGCACCGGGGTCTCCGACAGCGGCCAGCGGGACCGCACCTTCAGCGACCGGCTGCTGGCCATCGAATGGCGTCCGCAGGACCTGCCCGAGGTGGACTACCACGACGCCGGGCGCTGGCTGCTGATCAGCACCTCGGATGCGGCCGATCTGCTGGCCACCAAGCTCGCCGACGCGCTCAAGAGCCACGACGTCGACGTCACCACGATGGTGTGGCCGCAGCATTCCGATCACGATGCGCACGCCGCCCGGTTGCGTGAGCAACTGGCCGCCCAGCAGTTCGGCGATGTCCTGGTGGTCACCCCGCCACGGCACGGTGTCACCGATGAGCAGTCCGGTGTGCGCGGCGGCGACAACGTGCGCCACCTCGTCAAGATCGTGCGCGAGCTGCCGGAGACGCCGGGGGAGGCGCCGCGGCTGCACGTGCTGACCCGCAACGCGCAGACCGTGCTGGCCGAGGATTCCGCGAACCTCGACGAGGCGGGGCTGCGCGGCCTGGTGCGCGTGATCGGCACCGAGTTCCCGCAGTTGAGGACCACCCAGGTCGACGTCGACGACTACACCGACGCCGCGCAGATCGCCGCGCAGCTGGTGTCGGGCACCGACGAGGACGAGACCGCCTGGCGCGGTTCCAAGTGGTATGTGGCGCGTCTGGTTCCCGGGCCGCTGCGTCCGGAGGAGCGGCGCACCACCGTGGTCAACCCGGCGCGGGAGGGGATGCGCCTGCAGATCCGCACGCCCGGTGACATCCAGTCGCTGGAGCTGGCCGCCTTCGAGCGCATCGCACCCGGCCCCGGTCAGATCGAGGTCTCGGTCACCGCGTCGAACCTGAACTTCGCCGATGTGCTGGTGGCGTTCGGCAAGTACCCGAGCTTCGAGGGTCGGATGCCCAAGCTGGGTGCGGACTTCGCCGGCGTCGTCACCGCGGTCGGGCCGGGTGTCACCGGCCACAAGGTCGGCGACCGGGTCGGCGGCATCTCCGCCGACGGGGCCTGGGCGACGTTTGTGACCTGCGATGCCAACCTGGCGGTCACGCTGCCGCCGGGGTTGCCGACCAACCGGGCCGCCGCGGTGCCCAGCGCCCATGCCACCGCCTGGTACAGCCTGCACGACCTGGCCCGCATCAGCGCCGGGGACAAGGTGCTCATCCACTCGGCCACCGGTGGTGTCGGACAGGCGGCGATCGCGATCGCGCGCGCCGCCGGCGCCGAGATCTACGCCACCGCGGGCAGCGAGGCGCGACGAGAACTGTTGCGCGGCATGGGAATCGAACACGTCTACGATTCGCGTAGCACCGCGTTCGCCGACGAGATCCGCCGGGACACCGACGGCTACGGCGTGGACATCGTGCTCAACTCGCTGACCGGTGCGGCCCAGAAGGCGGGGCTGGAGCTGCTGTCCTTCGGCGGCAGGTTCGTCGAGATCGGCAAGCGCGACATCTACGGCGACACCCGGATGGGGCTGTTCCCGTTCCGGCGCAACCTGTCGTTCTACGCGGTCGACCTGGCGCTGCTGTCGCTGACCGATTCCGACACCCTGCGGCGCCTGCTGGAGGTCTGCTACCAGCAGATCGCCGACGGCGTGCTGCCGCTGCCGGAGACCACGCACTACCCGCTGGAGGACGGTGCCACCGCGATCCGCGTGATGGGTGCCGCCGAGCACACCGGCAAGTTGGTCCTCGACATCCCGCACGGGGGCCAGATCAGCGCGGTCGTCCCGCCGGAGGAGGCCCAAGCGGTCCGCGGCGACGGCGCCTATGTCGTCACCGGCGGACTGGGCGGTCTCGGTCTGTTCCTGGCCGAGAAGCTGGCCGGCGCCGGCGCCGGCCGCATCATCCTCAACGGCCGCTCCGCGCCGTCGGGCGCCGCCAAGGAGGTCGTCGAGCGGATCCGCCGCACCGGCACCGAGGTCGAGGTCGAACTCGGCGATATCGCCGAGCCCGATACCGCGGACCGGCTGGTGGTGGCGGCCTGCGCCACCGGCCTGCCGCTGCGCGGGGTGCTGCACGGCGCCGCGGTCATCGAGGATGCCGCGATCCCGAACATCACCGACGAACTGGTCGAGCGGGATTGGGCGCCCAAGGTCTACGGTGCGCTGAACCTGCACCAGGCGACCGCCAAGCAGAGCCTGGACTGGTTCTGCGTGTTCTCCTCGGCGGCCGCGCTGGTCGGCTCACCGGGACAGGGTGCCTACGCCGCGGCCAACAGCTGGCTGGACGCGTTCACGCACTGGCGCCGCAGCCAGGGCCTGCCCAGCACGTCGATCGCCTGGGGCCCGTGGGCGGAGATCGGTGCCGGTGCCGCACTGGCCGAGAGCAGCGAGGCCGCGATCGCGCCGGAGGAGGGCGCTTTTGCGTTCGAGACGCTGCTGCGGCACGATCGTGCCTACAGCGGTTACGCCCCCGTGGTCGGCACACCGTGGCTGGCCGCCTTCGCCCAGACGAGCAAGTTCGCCGAGGCGTTCCAGTCCACCGGGCAGCGCAACACCGGCAGCGCGTTCCTCGCCGAGTTGCATGAGCTGCCGCGCGACGAGTGGCCGGCGCGGATGCGCCGGATGATCGCCGAGCAGATCAGCATGATCCTGCGCCGGTCGGTCGACCCGGATCGCCCGCTCGCCGAGTACGGACTCGATTCGCTCGGCACGTTGGAGGTACGCACCCGCATCGAAGCGGAGACAGGTATTCGTATCGGATCGACAGATATTTCCACCATCCGGGCGCTGGCCGATCGCTTGTGCGATGTGCTGGCACCTGACGAAGTATCGGTTCCGTCATGA
- a CDS encoding serine hydrolase domain-containing protein, whose product MTYAIDGERSAAPTVIGNSADISDAAPLPLGVQGAADPSFACAVAAFARLFGHRRLGGGALSVYLDGVPVVDVWTGWADRAGRQRWNADTGAMVFSATKGMASTVIHRLVDRGLIDYDAPMAEYWPEFGANGKAGITVRDVLRHRAGLSQLNGVSRTDLLDHVKMEERIAAAPAGLLRGRPAYHAVTYGWLVSGLARSVTGLGMRELFRRELAAPLGVDGVHLGRPPAATPTQPAQIIGPQRHLQNPLFNAVAPHLAALPLSGGLGALYFPGMKSMVQGDTPLLDSEMASANGVATARALARMYGAIANGGDLDGTRFLSRDLVAGLSGPRSLHPDGSLVLPMAFHLGYHSLPFPGVLPGFGHVGLGGSLGWADPATGLAFGYVHNRLLTPLVLADQAGFVATAALIRRGAARARDRGFQAVPRLGTGFAGPSAAAV is encoded by the coding sequence GTGACCTACGCAATAGATGGTGAGCGCAGCGCGGCGCCCACCGTGATCGGCAATAGCGCGGACATCTCCGATGCAGCCCCGTTGCCGCTCGGAGTCCAGGGCGCGGCAGACCCCAGCTTCGCGTGCGCGGTGGCGGCGTTCGCCAGGCTGTTCGGGCACCGGCGGTTGGGTGGCGGCGCCCTGTCGGTGTACCTGGACGGGGTGCCGGTCGTCGACGTCTGGACCGGATGGGCCGACCGGGCCGGTCGGCAGCGCTGGAACGCCGACACCGGGGCGATGGTGTTCTCCGCGACCAAGGGTATGGCCTCGACCGTCATCCATCGGCTGGTCGACCGTGGGCTCATCGACTACGACGCACCGATGGCCGAGTACTGGCCGGAGTTCGGCGCCAACGGTAAGGCCGGGATCACGGTTCGCGACGTGCTGCGCCATCGGGCCGGGCTGTCCCAACTCAACGGTGTCAGCCGCACGGATCTGCTCGACCACGTCAAGATGGAGGAACGCATCGCCGCGGCACCCGCCGGGCTGCTGCGCGGACGCCCCGCCTATCACGCGGTGACCTACGGCTGGCTGGTCTCCGGGCTGGCCCGCTCGGTCACCGGACTCGGGATGCGCGAGCTGTTCCGCAGGGAGCTGGCGGCGCCGCTGGGCGTCGACGGCGTGCACCTGGGCCGACCGCCGGCGGCCACCCCCACCCAGCCGGCGCAGATCATCGGGCCGCAGCGCCACCTGCAGAACCCGCTCTTCAACGCGGTGGCCCCGCACCTGGCCGCGCTGCCGCTGTCCGGCGGGCTCGGGGCGCTGTACTTCCCCGGGATGAAATCGATGGTGCAGGGGGACACGCCCCTGCTGGACAGCGAGATGGCGTCGGCCAACGGGGTGGCCACCGCGCGTGCGCTGGCCCGGATGTACGGCGCGATCGCCAACGGGGGCGACCTCGACGGCACCCGATTCCTGTCCCGCGATCTGGTGGCCGGCCTGAGCGGGCCGCGCAGTCTGCACCCGGACGGCTCCCTCGTGCTGCCGATGGCGTTCCACCTGGGTTATCACTCGCTGCCCTTCCCGGGCGTTCTGCCGGGCTTCGGGCATGTCGGTCTCGGTGGCTCGCTGGGCTGGGCGGACCCGGCCACCGGACTGGCGTTCGGCTACGTGCACAACCGGCTGCTCACACCGCTCGTGCTGGCCGATCAGGCCGGGTTCGTGGCGACGGCGGCGCTGATCCGGCGCGGTGCGGCGCGGGCGCGCGACCGCGGTTTCCAGGCCGTTCCGCGGTTGGGAACGGGCTTCGCCGGGCCCTCCGCGGCCGCCGTCTGA